Proteins from a single region of Cydia splendana chromosome 9, ilCydSple1.2, whole genome shotgun sequence:
- the LOC134794025 gene encoding carboxypeptidase N subunit 2-like: MVGRGTQGQDPKGPGNCVEDLQWRQLDRRLRAIEQSTWTISVSQSRWRQCGKSVCRCDVARRSLNCWRAGLTTLTSDLLVPSDLVNIDLGTNKLRTLHKTTFKGMRSLTELDMFDNHVEYLPAGIFDSLVSLRILRLQRNFLEEIDSETFRATKKLFHVDLSNNFLYTLPEKLFANNSYLETVDISNNQVVYIPSDSFIGLESLRILDLSNNKIQQIQNGTFLLRTLVILKLSDNRIVNITENAFESLVSLETLLLDNNNLQNIPERLFNKLSCLIYLDLSDNNLQSLTGVEFENQKHLRNLDLKGNSLTVLPDYTFSNCSKLEKLDLSKNKMRFLNITSFHGLDNLGSLILSENKLYEIHFKTFSMLKNLTTLYLDGNMFPSLPSRTLDYMPKLAIVKLSGNPWHCDCHTLYISAWVRLNEMKIWDYSPTCVSPWYLEGHFLRKLKFPELCSGQWASMVNLSPRLPIQQLLSLNVTVNRKPQESMEQNHDVTTVDPWH; the protein is encoded by the exons GATCGCCGTCTACGCGCTATTGAACAGTCGA CATGGACGATTAGTGTTTCTCAATCCCGCTGGCGGCAGTGCGGGAAAAGCGTGTGTCGTTGTGATGTGGCTCGACGATCCCTTAACTGCTGGCGTGCTGGCCTCACCACCCTCACAAGTGACCTTCTGGTCCCGTCGGATCTTGTCAATAT CGATCTGGGCACGAATAAACTGCGCACGCTCCACAAGACAACGTTTAAAGGCATGAGGTCGCTGACTGAACTGGACATGTTTGATAACCATGTGGAGTATCTGCCGGCCGGCATTTTTGACTCCCTCGTTAGTCTGAGGATACT GCGACTTCAAAGAAACTTTCTAGAGGAAATTGACAGCGAAACTTTCCGAGCTACTAAGAAACTATTCCATGTAGATCTATCGAACAACTTCCTCTACACGCTGCCTGAAAAGTTATTTGCCAATAACTCATATCTAGAAACCGTCGATATTTCAAATAATCAAGTCGTTTATATACCGTCAGACAGCTTTATAGGACTGGAATCGCTACGCATCTTAGATTTATCTAATAACAAAATACAACAAATCCAAAACGGCACGTTTTTGCTGAGGACCTTAGTAATTTTGAAATTGTCAGATAACAGGATCGTTAATATAACTGAGAATGCTTTCGAAAGTCTCGTTTCATTAGAGACATTGCTGCTGGATAATAACAATCTTCAGAACATTCCAGAGCGGTTGTTTAACAAGCTCAGCTGTCTCATTTACTTGGATTTATCGGATAATAACTTACAAAGC CTAACAGGTGTGGAATTTGAAAATCAAAAGCATTTAAGAAACTTGGATTTGAAAGGCAACTCGTTGACAGTTCTGCCAGACTACACATTTTCTAATTGCTCAAAACTTGAAAAGCTCGATTTATCTAAAAACAAGATGCGCTTTTTAAATATCACAAGCTTTCACGGGTTAGACAACTTGGGTTCTCTTATCCTGTCGGAGAACAAACTGTACGAAATACACTTCAAAACTTTTTCGATGTTAAAGAATCTCACAACATT ATACTTAGATGGAAACATGTTCCCATCTCTGCCGTCCCGCACGTTGGACTATATGCCAAAGTTAGCAATCGTAAAACTTTCCGGCAACCCTTGGCATTGCGACTGCCACACGCTGTATATATCGGC ATGGGTGCGGCTAAACGAGATGAAAATATGGGACTACTCTCCGACATGCGTGTCGCCCTGGTATTTGGAGGGTCATTTCCTGAGGAAGCTAAAGTTTCCCGAGCTGTGCTCAGGCCAATGGGCTAGCATGGTTAATCTGTCGCCTCGCCTGCCGATACAGCAACTCCTCTCCCTCAATGTCACAGTTAACAGGAAGCCACAGGAAAGCATGGAGCAAAATCACGACGTCACCACTGTTGATCCCTGGCATTGA